One genomic window of Mycosarcoma maydis chromosome 20, whole genome shotgun sequence includes the following:
- a CDS encoding uncharacterized protein (related to KRE6 - glucan synthase subunit): MPARSGAAYHRADNPTSMMSSRPSVQTDSSSSSSSQRYYNASGYPQTSGGYNGRMPAAPLLTDQEDDDDFLYSDKGLDRRSGSCISMRGMLNVLTLILLAMGLLALFLGYPLVVVLSKVFDTIDISPQSAQRLTNLTQRGLIDPDTPQAAMRRRSPVDGTDWHLVFSDEFEQEGRSFWPGDDPYWEAVDLWYWGTGDYEWYSPEAVNTTNGALVISVEARETNNKNFRSGMVQSWNKVCFQGAYYEISARLPGSATVPGFWPGLWTQGNLGRPGYGATNEGMWPYSYQGCDTGALPNQTYINGTGPPAALNANGLFSASYNNELSWLPGMRFTSCNCPGTEHPGPNRNIARSAPELDILEAKIDVGGGHGETSQSLQMAPFDVDYFYGNSTERGDIRIWDANTRLNDYKGGAIQEAVSALSQVPAIAYEQTPGGRYVTFGVEYAPDWNQDGDAYVTWYMDGRPTWTLYGQAIGPVPELDVSQRLVPTEPMFMILNVAISESFQVPDFTQLEFPAHMAIDYVRVYQRDGQPDRVGCDPANRPTYEYIENNKDIYYDRNKTEYPKSKIPRNRLQGC; encoded by the coding sequence ATGCCCGCCAGGTCAGGAGCCGCCTACCATCGGGCGGACAACCCGACCAGCATGATGTCCTCTCGGCCGTCGGTCCAGACCGATTCTagcagcagctcttcgtcCCAAAGGTACTATAACGCGTCCGGCTACCCTCAGACCAGCGGAGGCTACAACGGCCGCatgccagcagcaccacttCTCACCGACcaagaggatgacgacgacttTCTATACTCGGACAAGGGGCTTGACCGTCGCTCAGGCTCATGCATCAGCATGCGCGGTATGCTCAAcgtcttgaccttgatcCTGCTCGCCATGGGTCTTCTCGCCCTTTTTCTCGGCTACCCGCTTGTTGTGGTGCTAAGCAAGGTATTCGACACGATCGATATCAGCCCGCAAAGCGCCCAACGACTCACCAACCTGACACAACGCGGTCTCATCGACCCAGACACACCGCAAGCCGCCATGCGCCGCCGATCTCCGGTCGATGGCACTGACTGGCACCTGGTTTTTTCCGACGAGTTCGAACAAGAAGGTCGATCCTTCTGGCCCGGTGACGATCCCTACTGGGAAGCCGTCGATCTGTGGTACTGGGGAACCGGTGATTACGAATGGTACTCTCCCGAAGCCGTCAACACGACCAATGGCGCGCTTGTCATCTCGGTCGAAGCAAGGGAAACCAACAACAAAAACTTCCGCTCCGGCATGGTGCAGAGCTGGAACAAGGTGTGCTTCCAAGGCGCCTACTACGAGATCTCGGCACGTCTTCCCGGTTCCGCCACCGTTCCTGGCTTCTGGCCCGGTCTCTGGACACAGGGCAATCTGGGGCGTCCCGGATACGGTGCAACCAACGAGGGCATGTGGCCGTATTCATACCAAGGTTGCGATACCGGCGCTTTGCCCAACCAGACGTATATCAATGGTACTGGCcctcctgctgctctcaATGCAAACGGTCTCTTCTCGGCCAGCTACAACAATGAGCTGTCTTGGCTTCCCGGCATGCGCTTCACCTCGTGCAACTGCCCTGGTACTGAACACCCCGGTCCGAACCGCAACATTGCTCGATCCGCACCCGAACTCGATATCCTGGAAGCCAAAATCGACGTGGGTGGCGGTCACGGTGAGACGTCGCAGTCATTGCAGATGGCACCGTTCGACGTGGATTACTTCTACGGCAACAGCACTGAGCGCGGCGACATTCGCATTTGGGACGCCAACACGCGTTTGAACGACTACAAAGGTGGTGCAATCCAGGAAGCTGTTTCGGCGCTCAGCCAAGTTCCCGCGATTGCGTACGAACAGACGCCTGGCGGCAGATACGTCACGTTTGGTGTCGAGTATGCTCCTGACTGGAACCAAGACGGCGATGCGTATGTGACGTGGTACATGGATGGGCGACCGACGTGGACCTTGTACGGTCAGGCGATCGGGCCTGTCCCCGAACTCGACGTCAGCCAGCGTCTCGTCCCTACGGAACCCATGTTCATGATCCTCAACGTGGCCATCTCCGAGTCGTTCCAAGTGCCTGATTTTACGCAGCTCGAATTCCCAGCGCACATGGCCATCGACTATGTGCGCGTATACCAGCGTGACGGTCAACCCGACCGCGTCGGCTGCGATCCCGCCAACCGACCCACGTACGAATACATTGAAAACAACAAGGACATTTACTACGACCGCAACAAGACCGAGTACCCCAAATCAAAGATCCCTAGAAACCGCTTGCAAGGTTGCTGA
- a CDS encoding uncharacterized protein (related to Cyclohexanone monooxygenase), producing MTEHYDAIVIGGGFAGIYHLYMLRKLGFKVHLYDAAPDFGGIWRLNCYPGARVDSEVPLYGLSFPEVWKSWNFSCKYPEYKELRQYFHHLDEKLQLRKDCSFNHRVHSAHWDDASQQWTVAAGPSKDQTVTTTAQHVIFCLGFAAKVNIPQIPGMDKFKGQIIHTGEWDEAIDCTGKKVGIVGTGASGIQVSQEIGPIVERLTVFVRTPNLALPMRQQKLEASAQEAFKDIYPEIFDKRKKTFAGFHYDFDPRETLSVPAKEREQLYEELWARGGFHFWLETFHDMYMNKEANKTSYDFWQKKVAERIRDPKKREILCPKEWPHTFGTVRPSLEQNYYEVMDQDNVDIVSIKRGGDEGIKEITEKGILLNSGREIELDQIILATGFDSHTGGFKQIDIRGKNGLPLTEKWAQGCNSLNGLNTSKFPNFFFLYGPHGPTAYSNGPSTVEVQAEWVCEFIKYMRDNNLTTFDVQDEAEVKFGEHINELSAKTLFHESHGWYMGRNIPGKPVQALNFTGGIPMYVAELAECKKGGYTGYDLVKA from the exons ATGACTGAGCACTACGACGCGATCGTCATTGGCGGCGGCTTTGCAGGCATCTACCACCTGTATATGCTCCGAAAGTTGGGCTTCAAAGTCCACCTCTATGACGCTGCTCCTGACTTTGGCGGCATTTGGAGACTCAATTGC TACCCTGGCGCAAGAGTTGATAGCGAAGTTCCTCTGTACGGCCTTTCGTTCCCAGAGGTGTGGAAGTCGTGGAACTTTTCGTGCAAGTATCCAGAGTACAAGGAACTCCGACAGTACTTTCATCACCTCGATGaaaagctgcagctgcgcaaggACTGCTCCTTCAACCACCGCGTGCACAGCGCTCACTGGGACGATGCGTCTCAGCAGTGGACCGTCGCTGCTGGACCAAGCAAAGATCAGACAGTCACCACCACTGCGCAGCATGTCATCTTCTGCCTGGGCTTCGCCGCCAAGGTCAACATCCCCCAGATCCCCGGCATGGACAAGTTCAAGGGCCAGATCATTCACACAGGTGAATGggacgaggcgatcgatTGCACCGGCAAAAaggtcggcatcgtcggcaCAGGTGCCTCGGGCATCCAGGTGAGCCAGGAGATCGGTCCTatcgtcgagcgcctcaCGGTCTTTGTGCGTACACCCAACCTGGCGCTCCCAATGCGTCAACAGAAGCTCGAGGCCAGTGCACAAGAAGCCTTCAAAGACATCTATCCCGAAATTTTTGACAAGCGCAAAAAGACGTTTGCCGGCTTCCACTACGACTTTGACCCTCGTGAGACGCTCTCTGTACCCGCCAAAGAGCGCGAGCAACTCTACGAGGAGCTGTGGGCTCGTGGTGGTTTCCACTTTTGGCTTGAGACATTCCATGACATGTATATGAACAAGGAAGCCAACAAGACTTCGTACGACTTTTGGCAAAAGAAGGTCGCAGAGCGTATTCGCGACcccaagaagcgcgagaTCCTTTGTCCCAAGGAGTGGCCTCACACATTTGGCACTGTTCGACcttcgctcgagcagaacTACTACGAGGTGATGGACCAGGACAATGTTGATATCGTCTCGATCAAGCGAGGTGGCGACGAAGGCATCAAGGAGATCACCGAAAAAGGCATCCTTCTCAACAGCGGACGAGAGATTGAGCTCGATCAAATCATTCTAGCGACCGGCTTCGACTCGCACACCGGTGGCttcaagcagatcgacatCCGAGGCAAGAACGGTCTACCGCTCACCGAAAAGTGGGCTCAGGGTTGCAACTCGCTCAATGGGCTCAACACTTCG AAATTCCCCAACTTCTTTTTCCTATACGGACCACATGGACCTACCGCCTACTCGAACGGTCCGTCGACGGTTGAAGTGCAGGCCGAATGGGTGTGCGAATTCATCAAGTACATGCGCGACAACAACCTGACCACGTTCGATGTTCAGGACGAGGCAGAGGTCAAGTTCGGCGAGCACATTAACGAGCTCTCGGCCAAGACGCTCTTCCACGAGAGCCACGGATGGTACATGGGACGAAACATTCCAGGAAAGCCCGTGCAGGCTCTCAACTTCACTGGCGGTATCCCGATGTAcgtcgccgagcttgccgagtGCAAGAAGGGAGGCTACACTGGCTACGATCTCGTCAAGGCCTAA